The genomic region acaggtgatttataacatatggAGCAGACTAAAGGGGTAGGTACTAGGAgccaaattgaagatattttcttaataatgttttgatcacaacttaataatcacaaagatatagaacgttaaagttgaattaatgGCCAAGCATTTCTTATCATATACGGTTTCACTACGTTTAGATTCAAACTGcgaatattttgaggttacttaaacaatgcataattaaccaaaataataaaatctttgtaatatagcagttacggctatttaaaaatttgttaaaacgctCAAACGGTATTGTTTGTTtattgagaaccgctgataccatgtttttattgctgccAATCCAGTTgatttggttacttagcagcggacaagtattttaaataattttaattattctttactGAATATCAGTGATTCTCAAAAATGtacgttaaattatttaaaaaattaacatgctatatctattaagtttttaacaaaacattattaagaacaTCTCTCCAGTTTTACCTCTAGTACCTACCCCTTTAGTCTGCtgcgtatgttataaatcaccctgtatacaactaagtatttctaaaaattttaaggaatttagacacattttcaaaGCTATCCATCGATTTTTACGGATATCTTAGGATTTTTGAGTATATCAAAAGTTTctgaatgattttttagataaattagaAGGATTTCCAAGGATATCCAATGATTATTACGAATGTCCAGgacttttaattcttcccaGACACTTATGTATgcatttttaagtatttccaGGAGATTTCCAAAAGATTTCAATAAACTTTCAAGTATACCGTAGCAATTTCTCAGAATACCTAAGGTTATCTAGGATTTTGCAGAGATTTCTAcagaatttcaagtttttagaagattttataggaatttccAAACATATCATGGATTCTGAAACGACTtccaaaaatttgtataaacaacttagtatttctaaaaatgttaacGAATTAGATACATTTTCAAAGCTAACCATCGATTCTTACGGATATCTTAGGATTTTTGAGTGTATCCAAGGTTTTTGAATtgtttttcagaaaaattaGAAGGATTTCCAAGAATATCCAATGATTATTACGAATGTACAGGACTTTTCATTCTTCCCAGACACTTatgtatgatttttttagtatttcctGGAGATTTCCAAGAGATTTCAACGGATTTTCAAGTATATCACAAAAATTTCTCAGAATACCTAACATTATCTAGAATTTAGCAGAGATTTCTACaaaatttcatgtttttagaagattttataGCAATTTGCAAACACATCTAGGGATTTTGCAACgacttccaaaaatttttatatacatctaagtatttctaaaaattttaaggaatttagacacattttcaaagctatccatcgatttttacggatgtcttaaattttttgagtgtatccaaggtttttgaatgttttcttAGAAGAATTAGAAGATTTCCATGGATATCTATAGATTATTACGAATGTACAGGACTTTTAATTCTCCCAGACACTTATGTAtgcattttttagtatttctaggagatttccaaaagatttcaacggattttcaagtataccaaaaaaatttctcAGAATACCTAAGGTTATCTAGGATTTTGTAGAGATTTTTAcagaatttcaagtttttggaagattttataggaatttccaaatatatctagggattttgaaacgatttccaaaaatttgtatatacaactaaatatttctaaaaatttgaaggaatttagacacattttcaaaGCTATCCATCGATTTTTACGGATATCTTaggatttttaaatgtatccaaggtttttgaatgtttttttagaaaaattggaaGGATTTCCAAGGATATCCAATGATTATTACGAATatacaggatttttaattcttccctGACACTtatgtatgtattttttagtatttccaGGAGATTTCCAAAAGATTTCAACGAATTTTCAAGTATGccataaaaatttctcagAATACCTAAGGTTATCTAGGATTTAGCAGAGATTTCTACagaattttaagtttttagaagattttataagaatttcCAAACACATCTAGGGATTTTGAaaagatttccaaaaatttttatatacaactaggtatttctaaaaattttaaggaatttagacacatttttaAAGCTATCCATCGATTTTTACGGATATCTTAGGATTTTTGAGTGTATCCAAGGTTTTTGAATGATctttagaaaaatttgaagGGATTCCAAGGATATCCAATGATTATTACAAATGTACAGGACTTTCAATTCTTCCCAGACACTTATGTAtgcattttttagtatttccaGGAGATTTCCAAGAGATTTCAACGGATTTTCAAGTataccataaaaatttctcaaaatactTAAGGTTATCTAGGATtttgcagaaaactttaaaaagtacTGGAAGTAGATAAACTACTTAGAGTAACCAAATAGTTCTTCAAGTACTTCTTATGTCAAACAAGTAACAATCCAGTACATTTTAAGCTACATACTGAAAGTACAAGTATTAAGTACCTACAATTTGAAAGTACTGGCAGTAAACTAGTACATTTTTGCTGCAAGTAGCTCAACTCTGCTTCTAAGTGACATAAatcatcaaacatttttgataGTTGTACTACCGTTTTTGAGTAATTCGTGATTTTCTAATATGTCGGTGAGTGTACGAATATAGATTTTGAATAGTATACAGTTTGGATCAAAGAAATTGTGTATATAGAAGCCGCATCGCCTGTGTTCGCCCGTATACCGGTTTGAAGCCAATGCAAGGGCATTTGTTTGCAAACAAAATAGACCTTGGTCCTAGGGACAGTGGCGTGTAcgaattagatgaaattggTCAGACTTTATCCAGTGGCGTATCCAAAGAGCATCCTAATTTcatatataaaattacaatcacaaattaattgttaaactaactaaataattttataaattgtagaatgaatttttgtctatatctttgtcaaattttaataagattttaaagtattaaacacaataaatataatcttttaaattaatcagaaGACCTTGAAACAATATACATACTTGGTAAACGATACAAGTATGTACTATTTTGATTGATAAGTTCTATTTCTAACTAAAAGTAGTAGTATACTAaatgtatatatataaataaaaatgaagaaaaacggATCGAAAGAAGAACGACTTTGAAGATTTATTGATTCGCAAATAGGATTCGTTATTTTAGTGTATGTCTTATTCTAGGGGCTAAAATAATATTCGGGAGTGTTCGGCGATAATCGGCCGATGGTCTGATCTGTGCACGTTCTTTGTTTCAACTGGTTTCGACAAAGGTTAACAAAGATCGACAAAGGTGGTTAGTAAACAAACCGTGTGTTGCGTTGGCTTCaagttttaatgtttataactgcttctataataacaatttctttggttTGGACTAAGTAAGCCGAGGCATATAAACGTGACAGTAGTTCACCTACCTTGTAATTATTTTCCATGATTTCTTGTCCTTGGAAATCGTATGGCTCTTTAGACACATTCAATAAAAACTTCACATTTACCTCACTGTCGATTTTTTGGTCGTTTTCTGAAATTGTATGATATGGGGCAAAAATTTACTAAgaatgtattaatatttataaaaaaatttagttaaatttaacaaaaatcgaATAGAATCATACAAAGAATTGGAAATAGAAACACGGACATAAAAACccacaaaaaataatcaactAAAAAATATACTCTTTATTCTCCATAGcaaagacaaaaaaaataacttagaaaataaaaatccatccttatttttcaatattttctccaaaattctCATTATTCCATCCTCCAAATCATCCTTTAAAATCCTCATAATTTCCCTTCAACATCATTTCCCCTTCAAAACAGGAAAATCATTTTCCAAGGCATGTTCCATCAAATGCTCCCCCAAATCCCCCCTCAGCACAACTTGATCGCATCTCGAACAAACCTCCAACCCCAATTTATCAACATCTCCACTCTTCCTCCTCATAAACTCATCAAATAACTCTCTTTGTTTACCAACGTCGGGCAACAATATCAACAACTCCGgaaataaaacatcaaaactaTATTCCATCATCAACAAacacaaatcaaaataacttttcgcGTCGAATTCGCCGTTTCGAAACAGCGCCGACAACCTTTTAAACTCCAAAATCGATGTCTTACAATCAGAATTTTTCTTCGAGTTATTCTTTGtagattttgagttattattaGTTACGTTATTGTTGATCActtcgtttaaatttttaattaaactctCATTTCtcatttcgaaatttttcgGCGGTTTATACCTCGATTTCGTTGGAATCGAAAAAGATTGCCCGGTACTATTCGTGAACGTCATTTCCGAGGGGAGTAAATTTTGGTAACTTTCAAAACCCGGTGggggttttaattttttccccGAAAACCCCGGTGGGGCGTTATCATCGCTATTTTGATCTTTATTATTGATCAGATCGTTTTTTAactcgtttatttttaattccgatacttttttggttaaattaagttcgttttcgtttaatttttttttcttttttactttatcgttaattttctttttggtgGCGTCATTTTTAACGTCTTTTTTAACGGAATTACACTCTAACATAATCGTCGATCGTTTTTTTACgatttcatctttttttttcgttaacgCGGGGAAATCGTTTCGAAAATCGCTCGgatttacttttaatattgCCCCATTTGAAGTTTCTGGACGCGATTTTCCCCGATTTACCCACCTAGGTGTTTCGACTTTCGAGTTTGATTGAGTTAGCGCGGGGAAATCGTTCGATTTTGGCCGGATTTGTACGCTTGAGCTCATTGGGACGCTCATTCTTATCGATAAATTCGTTTCGGGGCGAttcttttttgaaacatttacaTGAATCGTATTTTTTACGTCCATTTCGGGTGTTAAACAAGGAAAATCGAtcgaattatttaattttaaccgagaattatcgtacccgaccgCTCCTTCTTCGTCATTTGCGCCGTTTTCGACGTGATTGTGATTATTTCGCTCGCTTTGTTggtttttttgataacttttttgtaatctAGGCTTTAAAGTAAACGCGACTTCGACCGTTCGAGCTTGCTTCACGGCGTTTTTACTCAAATCTTTCGAATGCACACTCGCTTGATGCGCTTTTAGATCAATTAAGCTCTTAAAAACGGAAGTAAATTGCTCAATTCGACAATTACCCTCCTCACAAAGGTAATGTTCTTGCAAAAAATGAGCTCTTAGGTCAtcataattattgtaatattgATTATTGGCGGATTCCATGTCGCAAAAGTGGCAAAAAAAGTGATCTCGGCGCAAATGCCgaaataattcgtccaaaTCCATGTAGCGGGTGTCGCAAAATTGGCAAAGTGGGTGCCCCCTATGCGATTTATTATCGACATCGCCTTTCCGACGGTGAGTAGCCCTCTC from Onthophagus taurus isolate NC chromosome 5, IU_Otau_3.0, whole genome shotgun sequence harbors:
- the LOC111424646 gene encoding E3 ubiquitin-protein ligase ZNF598, giving the protein MASGNEMNPENEDVCVVCCKKITIFAIGTCDHPVCYECSTRMRVLCKQNECPICRRDMQKVIFTETKAGFVVLMEKINAKSIVLQEKSIGVIFDSIFIQKCYQKLLEHRCPICSSRSNQQHYDNFRFRTFNDLKEHVRREHELFYCDLCVANLNIFTSERRCYTRQERATHRRKGDVDNKSHRGHPLCQFCDTRYMDLDELFRHLRRDHFFCHFCDMESANNQYYNNYDDLRAHFLQEHYLCEEGNCRIEQFTSVFKSLIDLKAHQASVHSKDLSKNAVKQARTVEVAFTLKPRLQKSYQKNQQSERNNHNHVENGANDEEGAVGYDNSRLKLNNSIDFPCLTPEMDVKNTIHVNVSKKNRPETNLSIRMSVPMSSSVQIRPKSNDFPALTQSNSKVETPRWVNRGKSRPETSNGAILKVNPSDFRNDFPALTKKKDEIVKKRSTIMLECNSVKKDVKNDATKKKINDKVKKKKKLNENELNLTKKVSELKINELKNDLINNKDQNSDDNAPPGFSGKKLKPPPGFESYQNLLPSEMTFTNSTGQSFSIPTKSRYKPPKNFEMRNESLIKNLNEVINNNVTNNNSKSTKNNSKKNSDCKTSILEFKRLSALFRNGEFDAKSYFDLCLLMMEYSFDVLFPELLILLPDVGKQRELFDEFMRRKSGDVDKLGLEVCSRCDQVVLRGDLGEHLMEHALENDFPVLKGK